A region from the Lysobacter antibioticus genome encodes:
- a CDS encoding Phenylacetic acid catabolic protein, protein MSSTVTAIADAHAAPFDYAPGSIDFPDLPNVPEEYRHELIRLMAIQAYSEEKAATEGIEWIANAPDYKRRRVFAKIIAEEARHSYLIYNLLERMGVAEKQAIAIAEGRAHRPMHDASLEGPLSVGDESNEWIDIMLNHMFLDRAGKFMVGNFCEASFKPWAEANQTILREERGHIGFGFAELRTYLAEKGETNEARIKISNWYAKGLNFFGPPSTSRGARLSAYGLKRKDNETLRNEFRAEVEDVFNELGRQDLIELEKNDFPYRSGNEG, encoded by the coding sequence ATGAGCAGCACCGTTACCGCCATCGCCGACGCCCACGCCGCGCCGTTCGACTACGCCCCCGGCTCGATCGACTTTCCCGACCTGCCCAACGTCCCGGAAGAGTATCGCCACGAGCTGATCCGGCTGATGGCGATCCAGGCCTATTCCGAAGAAAAGGCCGCCACCGAAGGCATCGAGTGGATCGCCAACGCGCCCGACTACAAGCGCCGCCGCGTGTTCGCCAAGATCATCGCCGAGGAAGCGCGCCACAGTTATCTGATCTACAACCTGCTCGAGCGCATGGGCGTTGCGGAAAAGCAAGCCATCGCCATCGCCGAAGGCCGCGCCCACCGGCCGATGCACGATGCCTCGCTGGAAGGCCCGCTCAGCGTCGGCGACGAGAGCAACGAGTGGATCGACATCATGTTGAACCACATGTTCCTCGACCGCGCCGGCAAGTTCATGGTCGGTAATTTCTGCGAAGCCAGCTTCAAGCCTTGGGCCGAGGCCAACCAGACCATCCTGCGCGAGGAACGCGGCCACATCGGCTTCGGCTTCGCCGAGCTGCGCACCTACCTGGCCGAAAAGGGCGAGACCAACGAGGCGCGGATCAAGATCTCCAACTGGTACGCCAAGGGCCTGAACTTCTTCGGCCCGCCGTCGACCTCGCGCGGCGCGCGGCTCAGCGCCTATGGCCTCAAGCGCAAGGACAACGAGACCCTGCGCAACGAGTTCCGCGCCGAAGTCGAGGACGTGTTCAACGAGCTCGGCCGCCAGGACCTGATCGAGCTGGAGAAGAACGACTTCCCCTACCGCTCCGGCAACGAGGGCTGA
- a CDS encoding efflux RND transporter permease subunit, translated as MRTLILRILAYPRTCLVLLLALLALSGLALTQLRFDNTPDSFFMRDDPALIKYTQYKADFGSDEYSFLVLDAPAQWTPAFIASVRDLGARIEAMDNVNKVTTIASVRHIASVGDGGLDVGPFLGEALDASALAAKRSEALAHPYYRNFLISGDGRHLGILAETGVRPGEIVYKIELAKKIRALAQAPEFKHLDLRVVGAPIIDADVFTIINRESAIFGTLSFILVSVGFWLIFRSWAVALLPLVVASLSIVVAMAVSALIGAPIGMLTAIIPSFLISVGVGSSIFLLAEVYRQYAARGDLRTAIVEGFSHSAGASALSVLTTAGALLSFSWSEIRPVQGIGISMAAGLVASLLIGWLLIPLALSRFRLLPDAQRAARLLDGRVRGMHWLAGFVTRRWRMLLLVLAGLIAIAGFGVARVTTDYYYVGLFKPHTDIYRSYTYVDQTLRGAASMELIVDSAGVGGESIKDPAVLKRMRELQDRLEARYGALGLKTYSIADVVMEISQALHEGDKAAYRIPDSRAEVAESLILFESSGTDELTRLVTGDYAKARINLRMKYRPDSQYQPLFRDIQAEAERILRETPQIRSIETTGVVPLWSRLTNYLASNEIRSIGLSFFVVLTVMVLVFRSATLGLTMALCNLVPVGIALAVMGFGGVFLDPFTLLVSAIAIGILDDDTLHFVKTVVDHYRRKHDMAAALRDTFASTGLAMLLLSSVLVLGFVIYMLSEVQSLAKFGGVTALAIGAGALCEFLFTPAVLMGLERVGLLRHLLPRESDGASSTHTIQETP; from the coding sequence ATGCGCACCCTGATCCTCCGCATCCTCGCCTACCCGCGCACCTGCCTGGTCCTGCTGCTGGCGCTGCTGGCGTTGTCCGGCCTGGCCCTGACCCAGTTGCGCTTCGACAACACGCCCGACTCGTTCTTCATGCGCGACGACCCGGCGCTGATCAAGTACACCCAGTACAAGGCCGACTTCGGCAGCGACGAATACAGCTTCCTGGTGCTCGACGCGCCGGCGCAGTGGACGCCGGCCTTCATCGCCAGCGTGCGCGACCTCGGCGCGCGCATCGAGGCGATGGACAACGTCAACAAGGTCACCACCATCGCCAGCGTGCGCCACATCGCCAGTGTCGGCGACGGCGGCCTCGACGTCGGCCCCTTCCTCGGCGAAGCGCTCGACGCGTCCGCCCTGGCGGCCAAGCGCAGCGAAGCCTTGGCGCATCCTTACTACCGCAACTTCCTGATCAGCGGCGACGGGCGCCATCTCGGTATCCTGGCCGAGACCGGGGTCAGGCCCGGCGAGATCGTCTATAAAATCGAGCTGGCCAAGAAGATCCGCGCCTTGGCGCAAGCGCCGGAGTTCAAGCACCTCGACCTGCGCGTGGTCGGCGCGCCGATCATCGACGCCGACGTGTTCACCATCATCAACCGCGAGAGCGCGATCTTCGGCACCCTGTCGTTCATCCTGGTCTCGGTCGGGTTCTGGCTGATCTTCCGCTCCTGGGCCGTGGCTTTGCTGCCGCTGGTGGTCGCGTCCTTGTCGATCGTGGTGGCGATGGCGGTCAGCGCCCTGATCGGCGCGCCGATCGGCATGCTGACCGCGATCATCCCCTCGTTCCTGATCTCGGTCGGCGTCGGCTCCAGCATCTTCCTGCTCGCCGAGGTCTATCGCCAGTACGCCGCACGCGGCGACCTGCGCACGGCCATCGTCGAAGGCTTCAGCCACTCCGCCGGCGCCAGCGCCTTGTCGGTGCTGACTACCGCCGGCGCGCTGCTGTCGTTCTCGTGGTCGGAGATCCGCCCGGTGCAGGGCATCGGCATCTCGATGGCGGCGGGCCTGGTCGCCTCGTTGTTGATCGGCTGGCTGCTGATCCCGCTGGCGCTGAGCCGCTTCCGCCTGCTGCCGGATGCGCAGCGCGCGGCGCGCTTGCTCGACGGCCGGGTGCGCGGCATGCACTGGCTCGCCGGCTTCGTGACCCGGCGCTGGCGCATGCTGCTGCTGGTGCTGGCCGGGCTGATCGCGATCGCCGGCTTCGGCGTCGCCCGCGTCACCACCGACTACTACTACGTCGGCCTGTTCAAGCCCCACACCGACATCTACCGCTCCTATACCTACGTCGACCAGACCCTGCGCGGCGCCGCCTCGATGGAGCTGATCGTCGACAGTGCCGGCGTGGGCGGCGAGTCGATCAAGGACCCGGCGGTGCTCAAGCGCATGCGCGAGCTGCAGGACCGCCTGGAAGCGCGCTACGGCGCCCTCGGCCTGAAGACCTACAGCATCGCCGACGTGGTCATGGAGATCAGCCAGGCCCTGCACGAGGGCGACAAGGCGGCCTATCGGATCCCGGACTCGCGCGCGGAGGTGGCCGAGTCGCTGATCCTGTTCGAGTCCTCCGGCACCGACGAGCTGACCCGCCTGGTCACCGGCGACTACGCCAAGGCGCGCATCAACCTGCGCATGAAGTACCGGCCCGATTCGCAGTACCAGCCGCTGTTCCGCGACATCCAAGCCGAGGCCGAACGGATCCTGCGCGAGACCCCGCAGATCCGCTCGATCGAAACCACCGGCGTGGTGCCGCTGTGGTCGCGCCTGACCAACTACCTGGCCAGCAACGAGATCCGCAGCATCGGCCTGTCGTTCTTCGTGGTGTTGACGGTGATGGTGCTGGTGTTCCGCTCGGCCACGCTCGGCCTGACCATGGCGCTGTGCAACCTGGTGCCGGTGGGCATCGCCCTGGCGGTGATGGGCTTCGGCGGCGTGTTCCTGGACCCGTTCACCCTGCTGGTGTCGGCGATCGCGATCGGCATCCTCGACGACGACACCCTGCATTTCGTCAAGACCGTGGTCGACCACTACCGGCGCAAGCACGACATGGCCGCGGCCCTGCGCGACACCTTCGCCAGCACCGGCCTGGCGATGCTGCTGCTGTCGAGCGTGCTGGTGCTCGGCTTCGTCATCTACATGCTGTCGGAAGTGCAGAGCCTGGCCAAGTTCGGCGGCGTCACCGCGCTGGCGATCGGCGCCGGCGCGCTGTGCGAGTTCCTGTTCACGCCCGCGGTGCTGATGGGCCTGGAGCGCGTCGGCCTGCTGCGCCACCTGTTACCGCGCGAATCCGACGGCGCCTCGTCGACCCACAC